In Streptomyces sp. NBC_01717, one DNA window encodes the following:
- the rpmC gene encoding 50S ribosomal protein L29: MSAGTKASELRELGNEELLNKLREAKEELFNLRFQAATGQLENHGRLKSVRKDIARIYTLMRERELGIETVESA; this comes from the coding sequence ATGTCGGCCGGTACCAAGGCGTCCGAGCTGCGCGAGCTGGGCAACGAGGAGCTCCTCAACAAGCTCCGCGAGGCCAAGGAAGAGCTGTTCAATCTCCGCTTTCAGGCGGCGACCGGTCAGCTCGAGAACCACGGCCGGCTCAAGTCCGTCCGTAAGGACATCGCCCGGATCTACACCCTGATGCGCGAGCGCGAGCTGGGCATCGAGACGGTGGAGAGCGCCTGA
- the rplP gene encoding 50S ribosomal protein L16 produces MLIPRRVKHRKQHHPKRSGMSKGGTQVAFGEYGIQALTSAYVTNRQIEAARIAMTRHIKRGGKVWINIYPDRPLTKKPAETRMGSGKGSPEWWIANVKPGRVMFELSYPNEKIAREALTRAAHKLPMKCRIVRREAGES; encoded by the coding sequence ATGCTGATCCCCCGTAGGGTCAAGCACCGCAAGCAGCACCACCCGAAGCGCAGCGGTATGTCCAAGGGTGGCACGCAGGTTGCGTTCGGCGAGTACGGCATCCAGGCGCTGACCTCGGCGTACGTGACGAACCGCCAGATCGAGGCAGCTCGTATCGCGATGACCCGCCACATCAAGCGTGGCGGCAAGGTCTGGATCAACATCTACCCGGACCGCCCCCTGACGAAGAAGCCTGCCGAGACCCGCATGGGTTCCGGTAAGGGTTCTCCCGAGTGGTGGATCGCGAACGTCAAGCCCGGTCGGGTGATGTTCGAGCTGTCCTACCCGAACGAGAAGATTGCTCGTGAGGCGCTTACCCGCGCTGCTCACAAGCTTCCGATGAAGTGCCGGATCGTTCGGCGCGAGGCAGGTGAGTCGTGA
- the rpsC gene encoding 30S ribosomal protein S3, producing the protein MGQKVNPHGFRLGITTDFKSRWYADKLYKDYVKEDVAIRRMMTKGMERAGISKVEIERTRDRVRVDIHTARPGIVIGRRGAEADRIRGELEKLTGKQVQLNILEVKNPEVDAQLVAQAVAEQLSSRVSFRRAMRKSMQSSMKAGAKGIKIQCGGRLGGAEMSRSEFYREGRVPLHTLRANVDYGFFEAKTTFGRIGVKVWIYKGDVKNIAEVRAENAAARAGNRPARGGADRPAGRGGRGGERGGRGRKPQQSAPAAEAPKAEAPAAAAPAESTGTEA; encoded by the coding sequence ATGGGCCAGAAGGTAAACCCGCACGGGTTCCGGCTCGGCATCACCACGGACTTCAAGTCCCGTTGGTACGCCGACAAGCTGTACAAGGACTACGTCAAGGAAGACGTCGCCATTCGTCGCATGATGACGAAGGGCATGGAGCGGGCCGGCATCTCGAAGGTTGAGATCGAGCGCACCCGCGACCGCGTCCGCGTTGACATCCACACCGCCCGCCCGGGCATCGTCATCGGTCGCCGTGGCGCCGAGGCCGACCGCATCCGTGGCGAGCTGGAGAAGCTGACCGGCAAGCAGGTCCAGCTGAACATCCTCGAGGTCAAGAACCCCGAGGTGGACGCTCAGCTGGTGGCCCAGGCCGTCGCCGAGCAGCTCTCCTCCCGCGTCTCCTTCCGTCGTGCCATGCGTAAGAGCATGCAGAGCTCGATGAAGGCCGGCGCCAAGGGCATCAAGATCCAGTGCGGTGGCCGCCTCGGCGGCGCCGAGATGTCCCGCTCGGAGTTCTACCGCGAGGGCCGCGTGCCCCTGCACACGCTCCGTGCGAACGTCGACTACGGCTTCTTCGAGGCCAAGACGACCTTCGGCCGCATCGGTGTGAAGGTCTGGATCTACAAGGGCGACGTCAAGAACATCGCCGAGGTCCGCGCCGAGAACGCTGCTGCCCGCGCTGGCAACCGCCCGGCCCGTGGCGGCGCTGACCGCCCGGCCGGCCGTGGTGGCCGCGGTGGCGAGCGTGGCGGTCGCGGTCGCAAGCCGCAGCAGTCCGCGCCGGCAGCCGAGGCCCCCAAGGCCGAGGCTCCCGCCGCCGCTGCTCCGGCTGAGAGCACCGGAACGGAGGCCTGA
- the rplV gene encoding 50S ribosomal protein L22, with the protein MEARAQARYIRVTPMKARRVVDLIRGMDATEAQAVLRFAPQAASVPVGKVLDSAIANAAHNYDHTDASSLVISEAYVDEGPTLKRFRPRAQGRAYRIRKRTSHITVVVSSKEGTR; encoded by the coding sequence ATGGAAGCCAGGGCCCAGGCGCGGTACATCCGCGTCACGCCCATGAAGGCCCGCCGCGTGGTGGACCTCATCCGTGGCATGGATGCCACGGAGGCTCAGGCGGTCCTGCGTTTCGCCCCGCAGGCCGCGAGCGTGCCGGTTGGCAAGGTGCTTGACAGCGCCATTGCCAACGCTGCACACAACTACGACCACACCGACGCCTCTTCGCTGGTCATCAGCGAGGCGTACGTGGACGAGGGCCCGACCCTGAAGCGGTTCCGTCCGCGTGCTCAGGGCCGTGCCTACCGGATCCGTAAGCGGACCAGCCACATCACCGTGGTCGTCAGCAGCAAGGAAGGAACCCGGTAA
- the rpsS gene encoding 30S ribosomal protein S19: MPRSLKKGPFVDGHLIKKVDVQNEAGTKNVIKTWSRRSMIVPAMLGHTIAVHNGKIHVPVFVTESMVGHKLGEFSPTRTFRGHVKDDRKSKRR; the protein is encoded by the coding sequence ATGCCGCGCAGTCTCAAGAAGGGGCCCTTCGTCGACGGCCACCTCATCAAGAAGGTGGACGTACAGAACGAGGCAGGCACCAAGAACGTCATCAAGACCTGGTCCCGTCGCTCGATGATCGTCCCGGCCATGCTGGGTCACACCATCGCGGTGCACAACGGCAAGATTCACGTCCCGGTGTTCGTCACCGAGTCGATGGTCGGCCACAAGCTCGGCGAGTTCTCGCCGACTCGCACCTTCCGCGGCCACGTCAAGGACGACCGGAAGTCGAAGCGCCGCTAA
- the rplB gene encoding 50S ribosomal protein L2 — MGIRKYKPTTPGRRGSSVADFVEITRSTPEKSLVRPLHSKGGRNNAGRVTVRHQGGGHKRAYRVIDFRRHDKDGVPAKVAHIEYDPNRTARIALLHYADGEKRYIIAPRGLSQGDRVENGPAADIKPGNNLALRNIPVGTTIHAIELRPGGGAKFARSAGASVQLLAKEGTMAHLRMPSGEIRLVDARCRATIGEVGNAEQSNINWGKAGRMRWKGVRPTVRGVAMNPVDHPHGGGEGKTSGGRHPVSPWGQKEGRTRSPKKASSKYIVRRRKTNKKR; from the coding sequence ATGGGTATCCGCAAGTACAAGCCGACGACCCCGGGCCGTCGTGGCTCCAGCGTCGCCGACTTTGTCGAGATCACGCGGTCCACGCCGGAGAAGTCGCTGGTCCGCCCCCTGCACAGCAAGGGCGGCCGTAACAACGCCGGTCGTGTGACCGTTCGCCACCAGGGCGGTGGCCACAAGCGCGCCTACCGAGTGATCGACTTCCGTCGTCACGACAAGGACGGCGTGCCGGCCAAGGTCGCGCACATCGAGTACGACCCGAACCGCACTGCGCGCATCGCGCTCCTGCACTACGCGGACGGCGAGAAGCGCTACATCATCGCGCCGCGTGGACTGTCGCAGGGCGACCGTGTCGAGAACGGCCCGGCCGCCGACATCAAGCCCGGTAACAACCTGGCGCTGCGCAACATCCCGGTCGGTACGACCATCCACGCCATCGAGCTGCGGCCCGGCGGCGGCGCGAAGTTCGCCCGTTCCGCGGGTGCCTCCGTGCAGCTGCTGGCGAAGGAGGGCACCATGGCCCACCTTCGTATGCCGTCGGGTGAAATCCGCCTGGTCGACGCCCGCTGCCGCGCCACGATCGGCGAGGTCGGCAACGCCGAGCAGTCGAACATCAACTGGGGCAAGGCCGGCCGCATGCGCTGGAAGGGCGTTCGCCCGACCGTCCGCGGTGTCGCGATGAACCCGGTTGACCACCCGCACGGTGGTGGTGAGGGCAAGACCTCCGGTGGTCGCCACCCGGTCTCGCCGTGGGGTCAGAAGGAGGGTCGTACTCGCTCGCCGAAGAAGGCATCGAGCAAGTACATCGTCCGCCGCCGCAAGACGAACAAGAAGCGCTAG
- the rplW gene encoding 50S ribosomal protein L23 has protein sequence MSEATVTSKTFTDPRDVLVKPVVSEKSYALLDENKYTFIVAPGSNKTQIKQAVEAVFSVKVTGVNTINRQGKRKRTKTGFGKRADTKRAIVTLAEGDRIDIFGGPTA, from the coding sequence ATGAGCGAGGCGACCGTAACCAGCAAGACCTTCACGGACCCGCGCGACGTTCTCGTCAAGCCGGTCGTTTCCGAGAAGAGCTACGCGCTGCTCGACGAGAACAAGTACACGTTCATCGTCGCGCCCGGCTCCAACAAGACCCAGATCAAGCAGGCCGTGGAAGCGGTCTTCTCGGTCAAGGTCACCGGGGTCAACACGATCAACCGGCAGGGTAAGCGCAAGCGCACCAAGACCGGCTTCGGCAAGCGCGCCGACACGAAGCGCGCCATCGTGACCCTCGCCGAGGGCGACCGTATCGACATCTTCGGCGGTCCGACCGCCTAA
- the rplD gene encoding 50S ribosomal protein L4, with the protein MSTIDILSPAGDKAGTVELPAEIFDAKTSVPLIHQVVVAQLAAARQGTHKTKRRGEVRGGGRKPYRQKGTGRARQGSTRAPQFVGGGVVHGPQPRDYSQRTPKKMKAAALRGALSDRARHSRIHVVTGVVDGAVSTKAAKTLFGKISERKNLLLVVDRADEAAWLSARNLPQVHILEPGQLNTYDVIVSDDVVFTQAAFESFVSGPKADETEGSDA; encoded by the coding sequence ATGAGCACCATTGACATCCTTTCGCCGGCAGGCGACAAGGCCGGTACCGTCGAGCTCCCCGCGGAGATCTTCGACGCGAAGACCAGCGTTCCGCTGATCCACCAGGTCGTTGTCGCACAGCTGGCTGCTGCCCGTCAGGGCACGCACAAGACCAAGCGTCGCGGCGAAGTCCGTGGTGGTGGCCGCAAGCCGTACCGCCAGAAGGGCACCGGCCGCGCCCGCCAGGGTTCGACCCGTGCGCCGCAGTTCGTCGGCGGTGGCGTCGTCCACGGCCCGCAGCCGCGTGACTACTCGCAGCGCACCCCGAAGAAGATGAAGGCCGCCGCCCTGCGCGGTGCCCTCTCCGACCGGGCACGCCACTCCCGCATCCACGTCGTCACCGGCGTGGTCGACGGTGCAGTCTCCACGAAGGCCGCCAAGACGCTGTTCGGCAAGATCTCGGAGCGCAAGAACCTGCTCCTGGTCGTCGACCGCGCCGACGAGGCCGCGTGGCTGTCCGCCCGCAACCTGCCCCAGGTGCACATCCTGGAGCCGGGCCAGCTCAACACGTACGACGTGATCGTCTCCGACGACGTGGTCTTCACCCAGGCCGCTTTCGAGTCCTTCGTGTCTGGCCCCAAGGCCGATGAGACCGAAGGGAGCGACGCCTGA
- the rplC gene encoding 50S ribosomal protein L3 — protein MAKNIKGVLGEKLGMTQVWDENNRVVPVTVVKAGPCVVTQVRTNDSDGYESVQIAFGEIDPRKVNKPLKGHFAKADVTPRRHLVELRTPDAGEYTLGQEVTAAVFESGVKVDVTGKSKGKGFAGVMKRHNFKGGKASHGAHRVHRMPGSIGGCATPGRVFKGMRMAGRMGNERVTTQNLTIHAVDAEKGLLLIKGAVPGPNGGLVLVRTAAKGA, from the coding sequence ATGGCTAAGAACATTAAGGGCGTCCTGGGCGAGAAGCTCGGCATGACCCAGGTCTGGGACGAGAACAACCGGGTTGTCCCGGTGACCGTCGTCAAGGCCGGGCCCTGCGTCGTCACCCAGGTCCGCACCAACGACAGCGACGGCTACGAGTCGGTCCAGATCGCCTTCGGCGAGATCGACCCGCGCAAGGTGAACAAGCCCCTCAAGGGCCACTTCGCCAAGGCCGACGTGACCCCGCGCCGCCACCTGGTGGAGCTCCGCACCCCTGACGCCGGCGAGTACACGCTGGGCCAGGAGGTCACTGCCGCAGTGTTCGAGTCCGGCGTCAAGGTTGACGTCACGGGCAAGAGCAAGGGCAAGGGCTTCGCCGGTGTGATGAAGCGCCACAACTTCAAGGGTGGCAAGGCGTCCCACGGTGCCCACCGTGTGCACCGCATGCCCGGCTCCATCGGTGGCTGTGCCACCCCCGGCCGTGTCTTCAAGGGCATGCGCATGGCGGGTCGCATGGGCAACGAGCGCGTCACCACCCAGAACCTGACCATCCACGCGGTTGACGCGGAGAAGGGTCTGCTCCTCATCAAGGGCGCAGTCCCCGGTCCGAACGGCGGCCTCGTCCTGGTCCGTACCGCGGCCAAGGGGGCTTGA
- the rpsJ gene encoding 30S ribosomal protein S10: MAGQKIRIRLKAYDHEVIDSSAKKIVETVTRTGASVAGPVPLPTEKNVYCVIKSPHKYKDSREHFEMRTHKRLIDILDPTPKTVDSLMRLDLPAGVDIEIKL; encoded by the coding sequence ATGGCGGGACAGAAGATCCGCATCCGGCTCAAGGCCTACGACCACGAGGTCATCGACTCCTCGGCGAAGAAGATCGTCGAGACGGTGACCCGCACTGGTGCGTCGGTCGCAGGCCCGGTGCCGCTGCCCACTGAGAAGAACGTGTACTGCGTCATCAAGTCGCCGCACAAGTACAAGGACTCGCGCGAGCACTTCGAGATGCGCACGCACAAGCGCCTCATCGACATCCTCGACCCCACGCCGAAGACGGTTGACTCGCTCATGCGTCTCGACCTGCCGGCCGGCGTCGACATCGAGATCAAGCTCTGA
- a CDS encoding GNAT family N-acetyltransferase: protein MDTIMKRSWTLRPAEPTDLEAMTELRALVMRPDLERLGRYDEHRVRQRLRDIFAPEHTSVVLADGEFAGCVTMRPVENGWWVENFYLSPALHGQGIGSAVLRTLLERADADGADVRLDVLQGSAARRLYERHGFTLEHEDPIDVYLVRRSGV from the coding sequence ATGGATACGATCATGAAGCGGTCCTGGACGCTGCGCCCGGCGGAACCGACGGACCTCGAGGCCATGACCGAACTCCGGGCCCTCGTCATGCGCCCGGATCTGGAACGCCTCGGCCGGTACGACGAACATCGCGTACGTCAACGGCTGCGGGACATCTTCGCGCCCGAGCACACCTCGGTCGTCCTCGCGGACGGCGAGTTCGCCGGCTGCGTCACCATGCGTCCGGTCGAGAACGGCTGGTGGGTGGAGAACTTCTACCTGTCCCCCGCTCTCCACGGCCAGGGGATCGGCTCGGCCGTCCTGCGGACTCTGCTGGAGCGCGCCGACGCGGACGGGGCGGACGTCCGGCTCGATGTCCTGCAGGGCAGCGCGGCCCGTCGGCTGTACGAACGTCACGGGTTCACGCTGGAGCACGAGGACCCGATCGATGTCTATCTGGTGCGCCGCTCCGGCGTGTAG
- a CDS encoding PIG-L family deacetylase, whose protein sequence is MTDRSGPACSGGVRRRSVVRAAAAAALMGVGACSVPAPRRGGPMADPAPGLPVADAGPALMMQVLAHPDDDLYFMNPDTQQALAAGTPLVCVYLTAGEVLGLNRIPGRARPAPDRAAYSSARHQGLRQTYAAQLGLPMFTRWHKSVLDLAGGHRAEINTLLGGGRRVELIFLNTAMQIGHGRLGLPSLWHDRALNLRTVVAAGSPLERVGAYTYDGLIDVLVGLLDRYRPTVVHTLDPDPDIQHSTEAVRRQDIEQPGYSDHADHTATASFAWAALIRWVARATQDGGGVPRFVTTAFRGYYNRHWPKNLPGGVLKEKAAHLVPYGGEADWRCGNRAGCGDYNVGGDRPLTNRKGWVRSTRYRYPGPRPTVAAEPDGRLAVYGVLGLRVVRWRESAPGSGVWDGPDDLGGGPFAPVLGRAVTADGRLFLFGLRFAALGGHGAQNERDIVLLEQSSRDGTFRAWRGLGNPEPAPDRGRRIGVPVAATAPDGLVHLFVRNADKGVSTRVRATSGRWGEWTDLGGGEVQDGLSAVVDGHGLVHVYGAGHHAVHHWAQETAGARLTARREIHGAPVPGDGPAARITTDGSVELLYRAAARARLTAVTGGTAVGRTDFDGYGPVSVADSPLGPVLLGRTEEGRLQLRTGERLSVRMQGPVALDGPALYVTGLGRPAVVGLGPDAVPWLWRP, encoded by the coding sequence GTGACGGATCGATCCGGCCCTGCGTGCAGTGGCGGGGTACGGCGGCGCAGCGTCGTCCGAGCCGCCGCCGCGGCCGCCCTGATGGGCGTCGGCGCCTGCTCCGTACCGGCTCCGCGGCGCGGTGGCCCCATGGCGGACCCGGCCCCCGGCCTCCCGGTCGCCGACGCCGGGCCGGCCCTGATGATGCAGGTTCTCGCCCACCCGGACGACGACCTGTACTTCATGAACCCGGACACCCAGCAGGCCCTGGCGGCCGGGACACCGCTGGTCTGTGTGTACCTCACCGCCGGTGAGGTCCTCGGTCTCAACAGGATCCCCGGCCGGGCACGGCCCGCCCCCGACCGGGCCGCCTACTCCTCGGCCCGGCACCAGGGGCTGCGCCAGACCTACGCCGCCCAGCTCGGGCTGCCGATGTTCACCCGCTGGCACAAGTCCGTCCTCGATCTGGCCGGCGGACACCGGGCGGAGATCAACACCCTGCTGGGCGGCGGCCGGCGGGTCGAGCTGATCTTCCTCAATACGGCGATGCAGATCGGCCACGGCCGGCTCGGGCTGCCCAGCCTCTGGCACGACCGGGCGCTGAACCTGCGCACCGTCGTCGCCGCCGGCTCACCGCTGGAGCGGGTGGGTGCGTACACGTACGACGGGCTGATCGATGTCCTCGTCGGGCTGCTCGACCGGTACCGGCCGACCGTCGTCCACACGCTCGACCCCGACCCGGACATCCAGCACAGCACCGAGGCCGTCCGTCGGCAGGACATCGAGCAGCCCGGCTACTCCGACCATGCCGACCACACCGCGACCGCCTCGTTCGCCTGGGCGGCGCTGATCCGGTGGGTGGCCCGCGCGACCCAGGACGGCGGGGGCGTGCCGCGGTTCGTCACCACCGCGTTCCGCGGCTACTACAACCGGCACTGGCCGAAGAACCTGCCGGGCGGGGTGCTGAAGGAGAAGGCCGCGCACCTGGTTCCGTACGGCGGCGAGGCCGACTGGCGGTGCGGGAACCGGGCGGGCTGCGGCGACTACAACGTCGGCGGCGACCGGCCCCTGACCAACAGGAAGGGCTGGGTCCGCTCCACCCGGTACCGCTACCCCGGCCCCCGCCCCACGGTCGCCGCCGAACCGGACGGGCGGCTCGCCGTCTACGGGGTGCTTGGGCTGCGGGTGGTGCGGTGGCGCGAGAGTGCGCCCGGCAGCGGGGTCTGGGACGGACCGGACGATCTCGGCGGCGGGCCTTTCGCACCGGTACTGGGCCGAGCCGTGACGGCGGACGGCAGGCTGTTCCTGTTCGGGCTGCGCTTCGCGGCGCTCGGCGGACACGGGGCGCAGAACGAACGGGACATCGTGCTCCTGGAGCAGAGCTCCCGGGACGGCACCTTCCGTGCCTGGCGCGGACTGGGCAACCCGGAACCGGCCCCGGACCGGGGTCGCCGGATCGGCGTCCCGGTGGCGGCGACCGCACCCGACGGCCTGGTCCATCTCTTCGTACGGAACGCGGACAAGGGCGTGAGCACCCGGGTGCGTGCCACGTCCGGCCGGTGGGGCGAGTGGACGGACCTGGGCGGCGGCGAGGTCCAGGACGGGCTGAGCGCCGTGGTGGACGGGCACGGCCTGGTCCATGTGTACGGCGCCGGTCATCACGCGGTGCACCACTGGGCGCAGGAGACAGCCGGGGCGCGGCTGACCGCCCGACGGGAGATCCACGGGGCGCCGGTGCCGGGTGACGGGCCCGCCGCCCGGATCACCACGGACGGTTCCGTCGAACTGCTGTACCGGGCTGCGGCGCGGGCCCGGCTGACGGCCGTCACCGGGGGGACGGCCGTGGGGCGGACGGACTTCGACGGATACGGGCCGGTGAGCGTCGCCGACTCGCCGCTCGGGCCGGTGCTGCTGGGCCGCACCGAGGAGGGCCGGCTCCAGCTGCGTACCGGCGAACGACTGTCCGTACGGATGCAGGGGCCGGTGGCGCTCGACGGTCCCGCGCTGTACGTCACGGGCCTGGGGCGCCCGGCGGTGGTCGGCCTGGGACCGGACGCCGTCCCGTGGCTCTGGCGGCCGTGA
- the tuf gene encoding elongation factor Tu yields the protein MAKAKFERTKPHVNIGTIGHIDHGKTTLTAAITKVLHDAYPDLNEASAFDQIDKAPEERQRGITISIAHVEYQTESRHYAHVDCPGHADYIKNMITGAAQMDGAILVVAATDGPMPQTKEHVLLARQVGVPYIVVALNKADMVDDEEILELVELEVRELLSEYEFPGDDLPVVKVSALKALEGDKEWGQTVLDLMKAVDESIPQPERDVEKPFLMPIEDVFTITGRGTVVTGRIERGVLKVNETVDIVGIKQEKTTTTVTGIEMFRKLLDEGQAGENVGLLLRGIKREDVERGQVIIKPGSVTPHTEFQAQSYILSKDEGGRHTPFFNNYRPQFYFRTTDVTGVVTLPEGTEMVMPGDNTLMNVVLIQPVAMEEGLKFAIREGGRTVGAGQVTKIVK from the coding sequence GTGGCGAAGGCGAAGTTCGAGCGGACTAAGCCGCACGTCAACATCGGCACCATCGGTCACATCGACCACGGTAAGACGACCCTCACGGCCGCCATTACCAAGGTGCTGCACGACGCGTACCCGGACCTGAACGAGGCCTCGGCCTTCGACCAGATCGACAAGGCTCCTGAGGAGCGCCAGCGCGGTATCACGATCTCGATCGCGCACGTCGAGTACCAGACGGAGTCGCGTCACTACGCGCACGTCGACTGCCCGGGTCACGCCGACTACATCAAGAACATGATCACGGGTGCCGCGCAGATGGACGGCGCCATCCTCGTGGTCGCCGCCACCGACGGCCCGATGCCGCAGACCAAGGAGCACGTGCTCCTGGCCCGCCAGGTCGGCGTTCCGTACATCGTTGTCGCGCTGAACAAGGCCGACATGGTGGACGACGAGGAGATCCTGGAGCTCGTCGAGCTCGAGGTTCGTGAACTCCTCTCCGAGTACGAGTTCCCGGGCGACGACCTTCCGGTCGTCAAGGTCTCGGCGCTCAAGGCTCTTGAGGGTGACAAGGAGTGGGGCCAGACCGTCCTCGACCTGATGAAGGCCGTCGACGAGTCGATCCCGCAGCCCGAGCGTGACGTCGAGAAGCCGTTCCTGATGCCGATCGAGGACGTCTTCACGATCACCGGTCGTGGCACCGTCGTCACCGGTCGTATCGAGCGTGGTGTCCTCAAGGTCAACGAGACCGTTGACATCGTGGGCATCAAGCAGGAGAAGACCACCACCACGGTCACCGGCATCGAGATGTTCCGCAAGCTGCTCGACGAGGGCCAGGCCGGTGAGAACGTCGGTCTGCTTCTTCGTGGCATCAAGCGCGAGGACGTCGAGCGCGGCCAGGTCATCATCAAGCCGGGTTCGGTCACGCCGCACACCGAGTTCCAGGCGCAGTCCTACATCCTGTCGAAGGACGAGGGTGGCCGTCACACCCCGTTCTTCAACAACTACCGCCCGCAGTTCTACTTCCGTACCACGGACGTGACGGGCGTTGTGACCCTTCCCGAGGGCACCGAGATGGTCATGCCGGGTGACAACACCCTCATGAACGTCGTGCTGATCCAGCCGGTCGCCATGGAAGAGGGCCTGAAGTTCGCCATCCGCGAGGGTGGCCGGACCGTGGGCGCCGGCCAGGTCACCAAGATCGTCAAGTAA